A section of the Salminus brasiliensis chromosome 10, fSalBra1.hap2, whole genome shotgun sequence genome encodes:
- the mcm8 gene encoding DNA helicase MCM8, which yields MNGQGTGKGSWRGGGGSGSWRGGGGSGSWRGGGGSGSWRGGKGPDRGGRAGWRGGGWNGGRGRGWRGRPWGRGGSSHSPNNTQRGAEHVSAVPRVTQATLDITCPYKGWKLYFSEGFVESTPYVEKIKAFEQYFMSQIDLYDKDEIERKGSILVDYKDLLLNKQISATLPDLARELRDMPDKILDCLGLAIHQVLTKDLERHADELQVQEGLPTEATPIINIPHISARIYNFEPLTPLKMLRANLYGKFVAIRGTVVRVSNIKPLCSKMAFICNSCGDTQSLALPDGKYTTPTKCLQKECRGRIFAPDRSSPLTLTVDWQTIKVQELISDDQRESGRIPRTIECELTQDLVDSCVPGDMVTITGVIKVSNEEGSGRNKKDKCMFLLYINANSVSNSKGQKNKSASEPEGQGTSVEFSLKDLYGIQEIQAQEGLFKLIVNSLCPAIYGHLLVKAGLALALFGGCQKYVDDKNRIPIRGDPHVLVVGDPGLGKSQMLQAVCNVSPRGIYVCGNTTTSSGLTVSLSRDSGSGDYALEAGALVLGDQGICCIDEFDKMGNQHQALLEAMEQQSISLAKAGIVCTLPARTSIIAAANPVGGHYNKGKTVSENLKMGSALLSRFDLVFILLDTPNEDHDHMLSEHVMAMRSGKKGMVSSATVARNCTQESNLSILEIPSDRPLSDRLKVLPGENFDPVPHQLLRKYVGYARHYVHPSLSAEAAQVLQDFYLELRKQNQSADSTPITTRQLESLIRLTEARARLELREKATQSDAEDVVEIMKHSLTDTYSDEFGRLDFDRSQLGSGMSNRSKVKKFVVALNQIAARTHRTLFDLPELRQLAKELLIQVVDFEGFISALNEQGYLLKKGQKKYQLQTI from the exons ATGAATGGGCAGGGAACTGGGAAAGGTTCGTGGAGGGGTGGAGGCGGTTCTGGTTCGTGGAGGGGTGGAGGCGGTTCTGGTTCGTGGAGGGGTGGAGGCGGTTCTGGTTCGTGGAGGGGTGGAAAAGGCCCAGACCGTGGAGGAAGGGCTGGTTGGCGAGGAGGTGGATGGAATGGAGGACGGGGTAGAGGCTGGAGGGGTCGTCCCTGGGGAAGAGGAGGGAGCAGCCATTCACCCAACAACACACAGCGTG GTGCAGAACATGTTTCAGCAGTTCCCCGTGTGACACAAGCAACCCTTGATATTACATGTCCTTACAAGGGATGGAAGCTGTACTTTTCGGagg GATTTGTTGAGTCTACACCCTATGTTGAGAAGATAAAGGCATTCGAGCAATACTTCATGTCACAAATTGATCTTTATGATAAG GATGAAATAGAAAGAAAAGGGAGCATCTTGGTGGATTACAAAGATCTACTCTTAAACAAACAGATTTCTGCCACTCTACCTGATCTTGCTCGTGAGCTCAGAGACATGCCTGATAAGATACTGGACTGCCTAGGCTTAGCCATTCATCAG GTGCTGACAAAGGATCTGGAAAGGCATGCTGACGAACTACAGGTCCAGGAAGGGCTACCCACAGAAGCCACCCCGATTATCAACATACCACACATAAGTGCTAG GATTTATAACTTTGAGCCTTTAACCCCTCTGAAGATGCTCAGAGCCAACTTGTATGGCAAATTTGTGGCTATTCGAGGGACTGTGGTGAGAGTGAGCAATATCAAACCTCTCTGCAGTAAGATGGCTTTTATCTGTAATAGCTGTGGAGACACTCAGAGTCTGGCTCTGCCTGATGGGAAATACACAACACCCACTAAG TGTCTACAGAAAGAATGTCGTGGTCGAATCTTCGCCCCTGACAGAAGTTCACCCCTAACACTTACTGTTGACTGGCAGACTATAAA GGTTCAGGAGCTAATATCAGATGACCAACGCGAGTCAGGTCGTATTCCTCGAACTATCGAGTGTGAACTCACTCAGGACTTGGTAGACAGCTGCGTACCAGGAGACATGGTCACCATTACTGGAGTTATTAAAGTGTCCAATGAAGAAG GGAGTGGAAGAAATAAAAAGGACAAGTGCATGTTCCTGCTGTACATCAATGCAAACTCTGTCAGCAACTCAAAAGGGCAAAAAAACAAGTCTGCCTCTGAACCAGAAGGCCAGGGGACATCAGTGGAGTTTTCACTAAAAGACCTGTATGGCATCCAGGAGATTCAAGCACAGGAGGGCCTTTTCAAGTTAATCGTCAA TTCTCTTTGTCCAGCCATCTATGGCCATTTG CTTGTTAAGGCAGGATTAGCTTTGGCTTTATTTGGAGGCTGTCAGAAGTATGTGGATGATAAGAACCGGATCCCCATAAGAGGAGACCCACATGTGCTTGTTGTAGGAGATCCTGGACTTGGAAAAAGTCAGATGTTACAG GCAGTATGTAATGTATCCCCACGTGGCATCTATGTTTGTGGAAACACTACCACCTCCTCAGGACTGACAGTTTCTCTCTCCAGGGACAGTGGCTCTGGAGACTATGCACTTGAGGCTGGAGCTTTAGTGTTAGGTGATCAAG GAATCTGTTGCATTGATGAATTTGATAAGATGGGGAATCAGCACCAGGCTTTGTTGGAAGCTATGGAACAGCAGAGCATAAGCTTGGCTAAAGCTGGTATTGTCTGCACCCTTCCTGCTCGCACTTCCATCATTGCAGCGGCTAACCCAGTGGGAGGCCATTACAATAAGGGGAAGACAGTATCTGAGAACCTTAA GATGGGCAGTGCCTTACTATCCAGATTTGATCTGGTTTTCATCCTTTTGGACACTCCAAACGAGGACCATGATCACATGCTGTCAGAACATGTCATGGCTATGCGTTCAGGGAAAAAAGGTATGGTTAGCAGTGCCACAGTCGCCAGGAACTGCACCCAGGAGTCCAACCTATCCATTCTGGAGATTCCATCAGACAGGCCCCTTTCAGACAGACTCAAG GTTCTTCCTGGGGAGAATTTTGACCCAGTTCCCCACCAGCTGCTGCGCAAGTATGTGGGTTATGCCCGGCACTATGTGCACCCTAGTCTCTCAGCTGAAGCTGCCCAGGTCCTTCAGGATTTCTACCTTGAACTGCGCAAACAGAACCAGTCAGCTGACAGCACCCCCATTACCACGCGGCAACTGGAATCCCTCATCCGCCTCACTGAG GCAAGAGCACGCCTTGAGCTTAGAGAGAAAGCTACACAAAGTGATGCAGAAGATGTGGTGGAGATAATGAAACACAG TTTGACAGACACTTACTCTGATGAATTTGGCCGGCTGGATTTTGACCGATCTCAGCTCGGGTCTGGGATGAGCAACAGATCTAAAGTCAAGAAGTTTGTTGTGGCATTGAACCAAATCGCTGCGCGCACCCACAGAACGTTGTTTGACTTACCAGAGCTGCGACAACTGGCCAAAGAGCTCCTAATCCAG GTGGTTGACTTTGAGGGCTTCATCAGTGCACTCAATGAACAAGGTTACCTGCtaaaaaaaggacagaaaaagTATCAGCTGCAAACCATTTAA
- the napba gene encoding N-ethylmaleimide-sensitive factor attachment protein, beta a → MDNSGKEKEAMQLMAEADKKVKSSGSFLGGMFGGNHKVEDACEMYARAANMFKMAKNWSAAGNAFCQAARLHMQMQNKLDAATSFVDAGNAYKKADPQEAINCLNAAIDIYTDMGRFTIAAKHHMTIAEVYESELVDIEKAIAHYEQAADYYKGEESNSSANKCLLKVGFYCAQLEQYPKAIEIFEQVATSTMDNPLLKYNAKEYFWKASLCHFIVDELNAKLAIEKYESMFPAFSDSRECKLLKKLLEAHEEQNSEAFTEAVKEFDSISRLDQWQTTMLLRIKKTIQGDGGDLK, encoded by the exons atggatAATTCCGGCAAAGAGAAGGAGGCCATGCAGCTGATGGCTGAAGCAGACAAAAAAGTCAAGTCATCAGGGTCGTTTCTCGGAGGGATGTTCGG GGGCAACCACAAGGTAGAGGATGCATGTGAGATGTATGCGAGAGCTGCCAACATGTTCAAAATGGCCAAGAACTGGAGTG CTGCAGGCAATGCTTTCTGCCAGGCTGCAAGACTTCATATGCAGATGCAGAACAAGCTGGATGCTGCCACCAGCTTTGTAGATGCTGGCAATGCTTACAAGAAGGCTGATCCTCAAG AGGCTATCAACTGCTTAAATGCAGCCATCGACATATATACAGACATG GGACGATTCACGATTGCGGCCAAACATCACATGACTATTGCAGAAGTGTACGAGTCCGAGCTGGTGGATATTGAAAAG GCAATTGCTCATTATGAACAGGCAGCTGATTATTACAAAGGAGAGGAATCAAACAg CTCTGCCAACAAATGTCTGCTGAAAGTTGGGTTTTATTGTGCTCAGCTGGAACAGTACCCAAAAGCCATTGAAATCTTTGAACAG GTTGCAACTAGCACAATGGATAACCCGCTgctgaaatacaatgcaaaagAGTACTTCTGGAAAGCTTCACTCTGCCACTTTATTGTGGATGAATTAAATGCAaag ctGGCCATAGAGAAGTATGAAAGTATGTTTCCAGCATTTTCGGACTCTAGAGAATGTAAGCTCTTAAAA AAACTACTGGAAGCGCATGAGGAGCAAAACAGTGAGGCGTTCACTGAGGCT GTGAAGGAGTTTGATTCAATCTCTCGCCTGGACCAGTGGCAGACCACTATGCTGCTGCGCATCAAAAAGACTATCCAGGGAGATGGCGGTGACTTGAAATGA
- the LOC140564610 gene encoding tribbles homolog 2-like: MPSHRSTEAHGCLKRVGEYVLFEKIGQSVFRATHIHSDQKLVCKVFPISRYLQSVAVYLYLPDHPNLTQITDIVVEDMMAYVFFGQSYGYLHTYVQTSRSLDEDEASALFHQMVSAVAHCHSNDVLLRDLKLRRFVFKNQERTSLMLTSLEDASVMDKWDDSVYGKHRCPVYYASPEGLLAEGKYSGKAADVWSLGVMLYTILVGRYPFSDSNSSVLFRKIQRCRFSLPEFLSPKARCLIQSILRLDPSERLTAQEILDHPWFSSPNSQKVWRSMFLQDDDQMVPELCSYEPVN; the protein is encoded by the exons ATGCCTTCTCATCGTTCTACAGAGGCACATGGTTGTTTGAAAAGAGTTGGGGAGTATGTGCTGTTTGAGAAAATTGGGCAGAGTGTATTCAGAGCAACTCACATTCACAGCGATCAGAAACTCGTGTGTAAG GTGTTTCCCATCTCTAGATATTTGCAGTCAGTGGCCGTCTACCTTTACCTTCCCGACCATCCCAACCTAACTCAGATAACTGACATTGTTGTTGAGGATATGATGGCCTATGTGTTCTTTGGACAGAGTTATGGCTATTTGCACACATACGTTCAGACCTCAAGAAGCTTAGATGAAGACGAAGCTTCAGCACTCTTTCATCAGATGGTGTCTGCTGTGGCACATTGTCACAGTAACGATGTGCTTCTGCGCGACCTGAAATTAAGAAGATTTGTCTTTAAAAATCAAGAGAG GACCAGTTTGATGCTGACCAGCCTTGAAGATGCATCTGTAATGGACAAATGGGATGATTCTGTGTATGGCAAGCATAGGTGCCCTGTCTATTATGCCAGTCCAGAGGGCCTGCTGGCAGAGGGCAAGTACTCGGGGAAAGCTGCAGATGTTTGGAGTCTTGGAGTTATGTTGTACACCATTCTTGTTGGTCGATATCCTTTCAGTGACTCCAACTCCAGCGTCCTCTTCAGAAAAATCCAGAGGTGTAGGTTCAGTCTTCCGGAATTTCTCTCCCCAAAAGCGAGGTGCCTGATACAGAGCATCCTTCGTCTGGACCCTTCAGAACGACTAACGGCACAGGAAATCTTGGACCACCCTTGGTTTTCCTCTCCTAACTCTCAGAAAGTGTGGAGAAGCATGTTCCTCCAGGATGATGATCAGATGGTCCCGGAATTGTGCAGCTATGAGCCGGTAAACTGA